The Neorhodopirellula lusitana genome includes a window with the following:
- a CDS encoding MutS family DNA mismatch repair protein has protein sequence MSQNSSSSTSSCEAARARYTDHLAGIDAELQTHQATDSRMGTLRVGLFFLFVIGLGFALSTQQPFWAAIAGGGFLAFLVVVVRNETVREKVEVLQNRSRTLRRLSRRLDRDWKSLSSDSIGASTSPQSENSILQLDDRQKALAGDLDLLGDSSLFQFVSMAATTPGRRTLADWLTQPVLAAVAKQRHAAVTALAPARDERIRFYTLARDVGSSTGDPDSFVDWASSESWLPARRWLLTWGRLTAVVAVAAILGLVFATLSQDRDLTRITFFALIAIAVVNLSLAAMMLGPVAQIFSVAIASRSSVDDYAELFDAARLLPENSLASLDAGHELPVGEPKADVGSSIRSCLLGSDSDQKDSASKAMRELAGIAKAATLKHSAATFLLYLPLQAFGLWDVEVLRRLEDWKQRHGDQAQRWFQALGELEALLSLAAVRDEYPDWVSPQWLSSSDADSTLVCEGLGHPLLPDSARVCNDVSIGPTGTLLLVTGSNMSGKSTMLRSLGLNVSLAMAGGPVCCRAMQLPPVEMATSIRVSDDLSQGVSFYMAELNRLAAVVQHARELAAKPDRRLLFLLDEILQGTNSRERQIAVTRVLGMLIDNGAIGAITTHDLELADEPELLKVANTVHFRETITPDASGDERMTFDYKMRTGVSPTTNALRLLEMVGLGEEKS, from the coding sequence ATGTCTCAAAATTCTTCCAGTAGCACGTCGTCCTGTGAAGCGGCTCGTGCCCGCTATACCGATCATCTAGCCGGTATCGATGCGGAACTGCAGACCCATCAGGCCACCGATAGCCGCATGGGCACATTGCGTGTCGGTTTGTTCTTTCTGTTCGTGATCGGGCTTGGTTTCGCACTGTCGACTCAGCAGCCGTTCTGGGCTGCGATCGCTGGTGGTGGTTTCCTGGCGTTCTTGGTGGTCGTCGTTCGCAACGAGACGGTTCGAGAGAAGGTCGAGGTGCTGCAGAACCGCTCGCGTACTTTACGGCGTTTGTCTCGTCGTTTGGATCGAGATTGGAAATCGTTGTCATCCGATTCGATCGGCGCGTCCACTTCGCCGCAGTCTGAAAACTCCATTTTGCAGCTGGATGATCGGCAAAAGGCACTCGCGGGAGATCTCGATCTGCTTGGCGACTCGTCGCTGTTCCAGTTTGTGTCGATGGCGGCAACGACACCGGGAAGGCGAACGCTGGCGGATTGGCTAACACAGCCTGTTTTGGCTGCGGTCGCGAAACAGCGGCATGCTGCCGTCACCGCTCTGGCACCGGCTCGAGATGAACGTATTCGGTTTTACACGCTCGCTCGTGATGTCGGCAGTTCGACCGGCGATCCCGATTCTTTTGTGGACTGGGCCAGTAGTGAGTCTTGGTTGCCAGCGCGACGATGGTTGTTGACTTGGGGCCGCCTTACCGCCGTGGTGGCCGTGGCCGCCATTTTAGGACTGGTATTTGCCACGCTTAGCCAAGACCGTGACCTGACCCGAATCACATTCTTCGCGTTGATTGCGATCGCAGTCGTCAATCTGTCGCTGGCCGCGATGATGCTGGGGCCGGTGGCTCAAATCTTTAGCGTTGCGATCGCTTCACGTAGCAGTGTAGACGACTACGCTGAGCTTTTTGATGCGGCGCGGCTTCTTCCAGAAAACAGCCTGGCTTCATTGGATGCTGGTCATGAGTTACCAGTTGGTGAGCCGAAAGCCGATGTTGGTTCAAGCATCCGGTCGTGTTTGCTTGGTTCCGATAGCGACCAAAAGGATTCCGCGAGTAAGGCGATGCGGGAGCTTGCAGGGATTGCCAAGGCAGCAACTTTGAAACACTCCGCTGCCACGTTTTTGCTGTACCTGCCGCTGCAAGCGTTTGGGTTATGGGACGTGGAAGTTTTGCGCCGGCTCGAAGATTGGAAGCAACGCCACGGTGACCAAGCTCAACGCTGGTTTCAGGCGTTGGGTGAACTGGAGGCGTTGTTGTCGTTGGCCGCTGTTCGCGATGAGTATCCTGATTGGGTGTCACCGCAGTGGCTGAGTTCCAGCGATGCTGACTCCACACTTGTTTGTGAAGGCTTGGGGCATCCCTTGTTGCCTGATTCGGCTCGAGTTTGCAACGATGTTTCCATTGGCCCAACCGGTACGTTGCTATTGGTCACGGGAAGCAATATGTCAGGCAAGAGTACGATGCTTCGTAGTCTGGGGCTGAACGTTTCACTTGCGATGGCGGGCGGCCCGGTTTGTTGTCGTGCCATGCAGCTTCCACCGGTTGAAATGGCAACGAGCATCCGGGTCAGCGATGATCTTAGCCAAGGCGTTTCGTTCTACATGGCAGAGCTGAATCGCTTGGCAGCTGTCGTGCAGCATGCCCGAGAATTGGCTGCCAAACCGGACCGACGGTTGCTGTTCCTGCTGGATGAAATCCTACAAGGAACGAACAGTCGGGAACGACAAATCGCCGTCACTCGCGTGCTGGGAATGTTGATCGACAATGGAGCCATTGGTGCGATCACAACGCATGATCTCGAGTTGGCCGATGAGCCCGAGTTGTTAAAAGTTGCCAACACTGTTCATTTCCGTGAAACCATCACGCCCGATGCGAGCGGTGATGAACGGATGACTTTTGACTATAAGATGCGAACAGGGGTTTCACCCACCACCAACGCGTTGCGTCTATTGGAAATGGTTGGTTTGGGAGAAGAGAAGTCCTAG